CGAACGTTACGACTCTGGGCTGAAATAGTTACTCTTTCCATTGTGTCCATGTTGGTCCAAGAATTATTGCAGCGAAGAACTTTTACTCATAATGGGCAACATTCATGTCAAGTGAGAAATCGGGCAGTGGTAATATAGAGCAATAATTGGCCTACCTGTCGGGCAcgcatgtacatgtataccCCGCTTGCGAGATAAATGCAGAGGCAGATACGATTGGTCCACGCAATCATGCATGGAGGTGTGTAATCATATCTATGGGAAGAGGCACagttttatcttttttatctttaCTCATAGCTTTATTTCATCAAAACACCGTGCTTCACAATGGCAGCATCAGGCCTTGAGAGTGCGGGGATTGTTCTTAATGCGTTTCCGATTGCCATCAACACGCTTGACATATGTCGCGATGCTGCAAAACTGGTTGGGTTGTTTCTCCAAATTAAATTAGCATACAAAAGATGGCGCGATGATTTGGAGTTCCACAGACTCTTATTTACAAAGAATTTGCGACAACTTCTACTGCCTCTCGTACTGGATGACGACACAATTGAGGAGCTTTTGCTGGCGCCAGGAGGAGATCGCTGGAGGGAAGAACGAGTCACACGGCTTTTTGAAGAACGTCTCGGAGATTCATATGACCTTTACATGAAATTTATAAATGGTATGAATCAGACTATGGACGAAATAAACAGAGAGCTCGCTGTCGACTCCAGCTGGGCTCAAAAGATGATGCTCAATCAGTCGGTAAGAAAAATCGAGTCAATGAACACGTGAACTCAGTTGGTTGACCTCGCCAATAGCAAGCATCAAATagcgaagaaaaaatggCAGACTTTTTAACTCGTCAATTACATAAGTTCAAGCTTAGCAGTAATGAGACTGCCCGCAAACGACTTTTCGGAGAATTACAGCAGTATAATGATAAGCTCGAGAAGCTTTTAAAAGCTAGCGATGAAGATATACGCATGCAACGCGATAGAAAGTCAAAAGGTCAATTAGACAGCATTGACTTGGGAGTGTGTAATATTTGGAGGCAGGCCAAAAGCGTCTTCCAAGCTCTTGCTTCTGCGTGGACCTGTCAATGCCAGCAGCATGGCGCGAAATTGCTTCTTCAACATCGGACAACGCCAAAGGCCGAATTCGAAATCACGCTTTCGGGATTTACTACGTCTGAATACGAAATTCGcaaaataagaattttagAAGCAGAGGATATAGCGTTGAAACAGAGCACCAGTACTTTGGATAGTGTTCCTATTCCCCTCCACCAACCAAGCCACAGATGGACCCATCGGCTTATATCCAGACTCCGACCAAGAAACAACAAAGGAGAATCTACCAAGAATCCAAGGTTAGTTGATACGATTTCAAATATGGACCAACTGATttgaatatatattaatattcttcCAGGGCTCAGTTATCTGTAAGACTTGGGCGCGTTGAAACAAGCCTTAGTCTCCAAACAGACGACCAGATAGTGAATCTATGTGCTTCTTTGGAGATTTCTGAAGTGTCATACTATGGTTATCTCTTACGAGAAGAGTGCCGTTATCATGTTTACAACATATCTCGGCATTACAGCCAGGCAGTTCGATCGGTGACCCTGGACCAGATGCTTCGCGGCGGTGTTTCTCCACCATTAACTCGTTCGCAACGATACAATCTATCATTGATTCTAGCATCAACATTTCTTCAACTGTTAAATTTCCCGTGGTTGTCAGTATTCCCAAAAAGATCTGATATCGTTTTCCTTAGCAGTCATAATGAAAACGCAAGGATCCTCCGATTAGATCAGCCATATATAAGCCACAGCTTCAGACCTTCAAGTACACATGACACTATTTCTTCACCAGAGGAaattttcagcttcaacgaCGCCCTTGACCATCTCGGGATTATGCTTTTAGAGCTTTGCTTTGGTCAAGTCATGGAGGACCAGCCCTGGAGAAAATGTCTACCGGCAGGAGTAAATGATCAAGAGAGGAAAGGATTCGATATATTGGCAGCCCGAGGATGGCAGCGCCATGTAAATGAAGAAGCCGGCGGGGACTATGCCGAAGCAGTCTCTTGGTGCCTTGGGGGAAATCGAATCGCATCACCAGAACGGTGGAGACAAGAGATGCTGCGTAAGGTGATACAGCCTCTGCATAGGTGTCGCGAATATTTGTCAAATACTGGGGTTGAGATATAAATCAACGTAATTATGATGATGAGACTGAGATTAAATCTAATAGAAAAGATTTGCTAGCTTTGATCGAGAGAGTTTTACAAGCAATCTATTGAATATTATCTTCAACATAAGAAACGTTTTGAACACTTATTCCGAGGCGATTTCTGAAAATTGGAACCCGCCCTTCATAACCACAAGCCTGTGACCGTTGACAAATGCAACGCCATGATCCATGCTCTGTAAAGCCATTCCCGGAACCGCTGCTAAGGAGCAATTTATTATTCCGCTTGCGTTACACCATTCACTCAATGCAAAAAAATGGCGACGGGCGCTGATTGTAGACGATGGCAACCGACTGCCACCGAGTTTTTCATCTCCCTTACCCACCGACTGGAGTTCGATGCTACACACCCAGAGGTTGGTATCAAGAAACACCAGAGTTGATGGGCTTATGAATCCAAGAATTGATCGTATAACATGGCTTCCATCATTGAGAACAGGTTCAATAGCGGACGAAGCTGAAATCTTCGATGAATGTGGGTTAAACAGAGCTGCCGGCCACTCGTATAGCTTTGGAGGCGCAAATTCTGTAGATGGTAAAGTTTCAATTATTGTTCCACAGCCAACATGATACGATGATCTATCAAACACCTTCTCGGACTGTTGTGAAATAAAATCATACTCCGAGGAGACTTTAAGTTCTCTGGGCGATGCAGGCTCCAAGGGCGACATGGGCCGTTGAAGGAGAATGCCGTCAACCGAAGTCAATTCTTGGTAGTCGGCCCAGTTGAAAATGCGCGCAGTATCACCAGCGATGAGAACAAACCAATCTTCATTTGTGGGATGCTGAAACGCCACACACGCCGATGAGGTAGTAAGTCCGCCGCTTTCAGAACGACGAGAATGCGCCACATCGCCTTTAATACCTGACAGCTTTAGAGGCAAAGATTCCCCTGATGGTAATGCCCAAAGCTCAGTAATCTTGTGGCCTGTGACGAGAAGACGATCAGCTGCAGTATTCAGCAGCAATCGCACAACGACGCCGTCAAAACGACGATTAAGGATGATACGGCCTTCTGGTATCTTTTGTCCTCGTATCTGTCTTGTAGTATCTCGTAATGATATGGCTGGCTCGCAGGCTAATATCGTGCAGGAATCATCAGCTGAGATGATTAAATTCCTACTCTCACCGAGGGCAACCTTGGTAATAAATACGCATTTTCGATGTCGATAAAGCGTGCCGATTTCCGTTCCGTCGGCAATGGAAAAGAGACGCACTTCTCCACGCTGAGTTCCTGCAATAGCGTACCGTCCATTAGCCGATATCTCCAAAGGACTTGTTATTTCGGGATCTTCGGAGCTATCTGCTGTTCTCGCCAATGGTATTGGGAGATTTGCGGCGTCGCTGGTACTTTGTAGCTCGTCATTTTTCCTGACTAACGCTGCTGGCTCCCATACACGACACCGTTGGCCGTGAATATCAAGGAACCGCAGTCCGTCCAAACTGAATGCCAGACTTTCAGTGGGATCATATAGGCCGTCAATACGATAAATAGACACTAAAATGATGTTGCCGTCGTAGTCTTGGTCAAAGCTAAAAATTTCGATCATGCCACGGCAACTACCAGTGACCAGGCTATGTCCATCAGAAGAGCAAGCAAGGGTTTGTGCGTATGCTTCATTCATCAAGAACATTAACTTCATGGTAAAGTAGTCAAAAATGCACAGCCTACCATCGTTGTATGATACAACCAATGCATTGATATCTGGGTTTGGATTGAACGCCATGCCGTCGATGCCATTGTTAGCGACAACGACACACTCGCCCAATACCTGTTGCTCTTCATTACCCCATATAGTTACTGGATGCATGCGAAAACCAACGGCAAGCAAAACAGTGTCAGTGGTAACCAAGAAAGCCGCGCTAAGCACCGCCCCCCCGGTTAATCACGGAGTGCGTATGTGAAACAGGCTCAGGAACCTCATGAAGAGTTGAATCGTCTTGATTTCTCGTTAGGGTCCTGGGAactattagtatttattgtacaaataaaaatatattctCATGATGATTGAAATATTACCATCTTGTTAGACTGCCATACTGGAATGCGCAGAGAATTTCCTCAGACCCCCAAAAAGTGATACTAACAGGTGACGAAGGCAGAGAAAATCTGTACAGCTGCGTGCCAGCTTTTGCTTCCATATAGTCATCTGTTTTACACCACAGGAGGCGAGATAATTATCCTGTTGGCTAAACCGGAGAATTTTGACCCTTTCGGGATGAGTGAGGGTCCGCCGCGGCTGAGTAGTCTCGGCATCGTAAAGAAAAATCTGTCCCGTAGATAACCCAACCGCAAAAATACTGTTGCCATGGCTGACAGCAGTTGTATAACCCTTTTGGAAGTCAATACGACTGAGGCAGTCATCCCAAGTTTCTGCTGAAAGACCTTCAACAATTAGTGCTGTGGCTCGTAGGTCCTTTGAGAATCTTTTCGATATCATAGAATCTGTAGGACATATGGGAGGTATCAGGCGGTGGATCGATCGGGGATATGTGAGTAACTGAGATGGGAATTTGGCAGCTACACGAATCAAGTCTGTCACCCATCCCGCAACAATACTTATTGACAAATCTGTGAGCGGGACGTACTTGGCTCGGCGGGCTAAATACTCTCGCAGGTTCACTGCAGCCCGCTTGATAGGCCTCAAGTCACCACCTTTAGCGAGATACTCGATCCATGAGAGAATATTGCTATCAAGGAAGTTGCATATAATGTCCATTAGACTGTCTTCTTTTGATGTACAGCGATATAAGTGGTCGGAGAAGAACATTGATGCGTAATTGAGCAGAGATGTGTCAGCAGATGGCGGCGTGCGTGACTTGGCAGAGATCCTTTGCTTTGAAGGGCGTTGAAGTCTCATCGGTTTTGGCTTGAGGCAATCTCCAGACAGAAACCTTATTAGAGTAGATGCAATGCTAGTATGGCCAAGATTCTTATATATTGCCAGGTCGAGGCATATATTCTGATCGAAGAGAAATTCGCGGGCTGTTTCATGTATGATATGTGCCTTGTCATATGAGTCAATGTAAACCAGCTGCCCGCAGATCTCAGGAATTGCCCTTTTCACGTTTTGGAGTGTCTGATTGAGATCGAGCTTTACAACGCAGCGCAGTTCCTCTAATGACAATGGGCGTCGTGCTAAAATAATCCATGTCAATATGGTCTTGGCGAGAACTGTCTTGCTCTTGTCTTTCTGTATTGACTGGATCATTCTACCGTAAAGGTCGCATAGCTCCTCTGGAACATCCCTTAGTATATTTTCCATGGCCTCTTGTGTCCAGGCGCTTTCAAACTCTTGTAAGACAAGACGAgcccaaagaaaagagcctGATGATTTTTTGAGTATTCTGTTGCACATGGCCTTCAAATCATCTTCGGTCTCGAAACGGTCGATTTCGTCTAGCTTGGTGGTCAGGAATGACCGAATATCGTCCAGCGTGTCAGAATCTGACATAAAATAGGTGCTCACATGGGCCCCCAGAGAGACTCGTCCACGTTCAATTGCTTCTAGATTGCGACTTGTAATGAAGACTTGAAGTTTGCCTTCAAGTGGTAGTTTAGCCAACAGCTTTTTCGTAAAGAGTGAATTGAAGTTTTCGCATTCATCGAGGGCATCGATAACCCAAAAATGCCGCCTTGTGAATGATAAATTGAAGATCCCGTCAACAAAAAGCTTTGCCCAAATCACTGAGTCGCTAGCCGTATCCCAGGCTAGTCCCTCGTGTTCCAGCTCCATCAGTTTCTCCTTCACTAGGCTATCTTGAATAGCCATCTGGAAGGCAAGAGATCTGAAACAGTCGCTTAGCGCCGATTTATCAGAAGTTGAatgcttgaagaagaaatagctGCAGTAGGCAGGCAGGTTGCTCAAATGATCGACAACGTGACCTGAAAGAATAGATTTTCCGGTCGCTGGCTTCCCTGTCAACCACAAAATGGTGGGAGCATCGCCCTCCTTCCAGGATATGAATTGCGGCTTGTTTATGAGCCATTCGCAAGACTCGGGCATTTTGAGCTCTGACTGTATCATAAGATCCTCCTCCAGTACATCTGATATCCTAAGAAAAGATTTCAAGCGTAAATCAGTCCCAACGTCTCTCTCATTCTTTGTGCCAAGGCGCAGAAAAGTCGTGTTCaaactcttctctttgatctCGTCAATGGCAGTGTGGAGGGCATTTCGTAGCATTTTATAGTTAGAGTCTTCGCGGCTGG
This portion of the Trichoderma atroviride chromosome 6, complete sequence genome encodes:
- a CDS encoding uncharacterized protein (EggNog:ENOG41), translated to MAASGLESAGIVLNAFPIAINTLDICRDAAKLVGLFLQIKLAYKRWRDDLEFHRLLFTKNLRQLLLPLVLDDDTIEELLLAPGGDRWREERVTRLFEERLGDSYDLYMKFINGMNQTMDEINRELAVDSSWAQKMMLNQSQASNSEEKMADFLTRQLHKFKLSSNETARKRLFGELQQYNDKLEKLLKASDEDIRMQRDRKSKGQLDSIDLGVCNIWRQAKSVFQALASAWTCQCQQHGAKLLLQHRTTPKAEFEITLSGFTTSEYEIRKIRILEAEDIALKQSTSTLDSVPIPLHQPSHRWTHRLISRLRPRNNKGESTKNPRLVDTISNMDQLI
- a CDS encoding uncharacterized protein (EggNog:ENOG41), coding for MHPVTIWGNEEQQVLGECVVVANNGIDGMAFNPNPDINALVVSYNDGRLCIFDYFTMKLMFLMNEAYAQTLACSSDGHSLVTGSCRGMIEIFSFDQDYDGNIILVSIYRIDGLYDPTESLAFSLDGLRFLDIHGQRCRVWEPAALVRKNDELQSTSDAANLPIPLARTADSSEDPEITSPLEISANGRYAIAGTQRGEVRLFSIADGTEIGTLYRHRKCVFITKVALGESRNLIISADDSCTILACEPAISLRDTTRQIRGQKIPEGRIILNRRFDGVVVRLLLNTAADRLLVTGHKITELWALPSGESLPLKLSGIKGDVAHSRRSESGGLTTSSACVAFQHPTNEDWFVLIAGDTARIFNWADYQELTSVDGILLQRPMSPLEPASPRELKVSSEYDFISQQSEKVFDRSSYHVGCGTIIETLPSTEFAPPKLYEWPAALFNPHSSKISASSAIEPVLNDGSHVIRSILGFISPSTLVFLDTNLWVCSIELQSVGKGDEKLGGSRLPSSTISARRHFFALSEWCNASGIINCSLAAVPGMALQSMDHGVAFVNGHRLVVMKGGFQFSEIASE
- a CDS encoding uncharacterized protein (EggNog:ENOG41) translates to MSSLPASIKSLQAKVARDKTDMSEAEGQEADSLGFNTLYDPAPNRAVADIIFIHGLGGHGRKTWSSSSIPRSFWPQDWLPIEPGFENVRIHSFGYKADWGKKWQQQSILNIHDFAESLIGGLKNHPGIRRDSTEVILVGHSMGGCVAKEAYIVARQHPSYKDLAGRIYGMFFLGTPHHGSDLAGILETMSTAIWGKKPFVTDLKSGSSALALIRDRFRHVAADLALWTFYETLPTALGPVNKIVVEKYSAILGFDNERIEAMNADHRHVCKFTSREDSNYKMLRNALHTAIDEIKEKSLNTTFLRLGTKNERDVGTDLRLKSFLRISDVLEEDLMIQSELKMPESCEWLINKPQFISWKEGDAPTILWLTGKPATGKSILSGHVVDHLSNLPAYCSYFFFKHSTSDKSALSDCFRSLAFQMAIQDSLVKEKLMELEHEGLAWDTASDSVIWAKLFVDGIFNLSFTRRHFWVIDALDECENFNSLFTKKLLAKLPLEGKLQVFITSRNLEAIERGRVSLGAHVSTYFMSDSDTLDDIRSFLTTKLDEIDRFETEDDLKAMCNRILKKSSGSFLWARLVLQEFESAWTQEAMENILRDVPEELCDLYGRMIQSIQKDKSKTVLAKTILTWIILARRPLSLEELRCVVKLDLNQTLQNVKRAIPEICGQLVYIDSYDKAHIIHETAREFLFDQNICLDLAIYKNLGHTSIASTLIRFLSGDCLKPKPMRLQRPSKQRISAKSRTPPSADTSLLNYASMFFSDHLYRCTSKEDSLMDIICNFLDSNILSWIEYLAKGGDLRPIKRAAVNLREYLARRAKYVPLTDLSISIVAGWVTDLIRVAAKFPSQLLTYPRSIHRLIPPICPTDSMISKRFSKDLRATALIVEGLSAETWDDCLSRIDFQKGYTTAVSHGNSIFAVGLSTGQIFLYDAETTQPRRTLTHPERVKILRFSQQDNYLASCGVKQMTIWKQKLARSCTDFLCLRHLLVSLFGGLRKFSAHSSMAV